A single window of Tenericutes bacterium MZ-XQ DNA harbors:
- a CDS encoding transcription elongation factor GreA has product MALKQQQYQLTQEGVDKLKNELQYLKEVKRPENIEALKDARAQGDLSENADYDAARNEQARIEARIQEIETIIKNVKLIRKSSVDKIDIGKSVKVLFVEKEEEKTFHLVGSLEVDPKANKISVESAIGKALIDFAKKKEEADDKNVVGSIVNVKTETGRIFQIQILEII; this is encoded by the coding sequence ATGGCTTTAAAACAACAACAATATCAATTAACTCAAGAAGGTGTTGATAAGTTAAAAAATGAACTTCAATACCTAAAAGAAGTTAAAAGACCTGAGAATATAGAAGCTTTAAAAGATGCGAGAGCACAGGGTGACTTATCAGAAAATGCTGATTATGATGCAGCAAGAAATGAACAAGCGCGTATTGAAGCTAGAATTCAAGAAATTGAAACCATTATTAAAAATGTTAAGTTAATAAGAAAATCTTCAGTAGATAAAATTGATATCGGTAAATCTGTTAAAGTTTTATTTGTAGAAAAAGAAGAAGAAAAAACATTTCATCTAGTAGGTAGTTTAGAAGTTGATCCTAAAGCAAACAAAATTTCTGTTGAATCAGCAATTGGTAAAGCTTTAATTGATTTCGCTAAGAAGAAAGAAGAAGCTGACGATAAAAATGTTGTCGGAAGCATTGTTAATGTGAAAACAGAAACTGGAAGAATCTTTCAAATTCAAATATTGGAAATTATTTAA
- a CDS encoding protease: MIELLAPAGDLEKLKIALMYGADAVFIGGQNFSLRARASNFTIDDIKEACTFAHERGKKVYITTNIIPHNEDLKGVLEYLKALEEAKVDAIISASPYIIDQALNHTNLEVHLSTQQSAYNTHTVNYWYDKGVKRVVLARELDKHQIKDLTEKTKADIEVFIHGGMCMSFSGRCSLSDNMTGRDANRGGCAHSCRWNYDLVEDGNPVSDKTFSMSSKDLEALEHIPFLIDANVKSLKIEGRMKSLHYIATVVSTYRSLIDTYLKDKEIPDFAPYYEELTKAENRLASHGYLEGLPGVEQQLYHQRSEKPSQLFIGLGVDYEPETKIATIEQRNYFKIGSEIEVFNPSGKRFTCKVSDLFDEKGEALDVARHPKQILKLHVPEAVEPYAMIRKIV; this comes from the coding sequence ATGATTGAATTATTAGCTCCAGCAGGAGATTTAGAAAAACTTAAGATTGCCTTGATGTATGGTGCAGATGCAGTTTTCATTGGTGGACAAAACTTTTCTTTAAGAGCAAGAGCATCAAATTTTACGATTGATGATATTAAAGAAGCATGTACATTTGCACACGAAAGAGGGAAAAAAGTATACATTACAACAAACATCATTCCTCATAATGAAGATTTAAAGGGTGTTTTAGAATACTTAAAGGCATTAGAAGAAGCTAAGGTGGATGCGATTATATCAGCATCACCTTATATCATCGACCAAGCATTAAATCATACAAACCTTGAAGTCCATTTATCGACACAACAATCAGCTTATAATACGCATACAGTTAACTATTGGTATGATAAAGGCGTTAAAAGAGTAGTTCTTGCTAGAGAACTTGATAAACATCAAATAAAAGATTTAACTGAAAAAACTAAAGCTGATATCGAAGTGTTTATTCATGGAGGTATGTGTATGAGTTTTTCAGGTAGATGTAGTTTATCCGATAATATGACTGGAAGAGATGCAAATCGCGGTGGATGTGCGCATTCATGCAGATGGAACTATGACCTTGTTGAAGATGGAAATCCTGTTTCTGATAAGACATTTTCAATGTCAAGTAAGGATTTAGAAGCTTTAGAACATATTCCATTTTTAATTGATGCCAATGTAAAATCACTAAAAATTGAAGGGCGCATGAAATCTCTACATTATATTGCAACTGTTGTTTCAACATATCGTAGTTTGATTGATACATATTTAAAAGATAAAGAAATCCCTGATTTTGCCCCTTATTACGAGGAACTCACTAAAGCAGAAAACAGATTGGCATCACATGGATATTTAGAAGGACTTCCTGGTGTTGAACAACAGCTTTATCATCAAAGAAGTGAAAAACCTTCGCAGTTATTTATCGGACTTGGTGTTGATTATGAACCTGAAACAAAGATTGCGACGATTGAACAAAGAAACTATTTTAAAATAGGATCGGAAATTGAAGTGTTTAATCCAAGTGGGAAAAGATTCACATGTAAAGTAAGTGATCTCTTTGATGAAAAAGGTGAAGCTCTAGATGTTGCAAGACATCCAAAACAAATCTTAAAATTACATGTTCCAGAAGCTGTTGAACCATACGCAATGATCAGAAAAATTGTATGA